A genomic window from Mesoaciditoga lauensis cd-1655R = DSM 25116 includes:
- a CDS encoding purine-nucleoside phosphorylase, whose amino-acid sequence MNASEYILGKIKAVPDVAIILGSGLSRLAGEIDNPLRIPYKEIPGFLSSTAPGHVGELIYGSIGDKKALLMNGRFHTYEGYSPADVAFPIKVMKQIGINKLIVTNAAGGIKTSYNPGDLVFIKDIINFSFRNPLRGPNDESEGPRFPDMSQAFSKEWMEKANEVIKDNFGAPLEVGTYISVLGPSYETPAEIKMFRKLGADMIGMSTVHEVIVANHIGIEVLGISCITNMAAGVLDQTLTAEEVIEAGRRVSERFVSLVKLIVERTC is encoded by the coding sequence ATGAACGCTTCTGAGTACATATTGGGTAAGATAAAAGCAGTTCCCGATGTTGCCATAATCCTTGGTTCCGGTTTATCAAGGCTTGCCGGCGAGATCGATAATCCTTTGAGAATACCTTACAAAGAAATACCTGGTTTTTTAAGTTCCACCGCACCTGGCCATGTTGGGGAACTTATATACGGCTCCATCGGTGACAAAAAGGCTTTGCTGATGAATGGGCGTTTTCACACTTACGAAGGGTATTCTCCAGCAGATGTGGCTTTTCCAATCAAGGTGATGAAACAAATAGGCATAAACAAATTGATAGTCACCAACGCTGCGGGAGGAATAAAGACCTCTTACAATCCAGGAGATCTTGTTTTCATAAAAGACATAATAAACTTCTCATTCAGAAATCCATTGAGGGGACCAAACGATGAATCCGAAGGTCCAAGATTTCCAGACATGTCCCAGGCTTTTTCAAAAGAATGGATGGAAAAAGCAAATGAAGTCATAAAGGATAATTTTGGGGCCCCTCTCGAGGTTGGAACTTACATTTCGGTCTTGGGCCCAAGTTATGAAACGCCTGCAGAAATAAAGATGTTCAGAAAACTGGGTGCTGACATGATCGGTATGTCCACCGTGCATGAAGTCATAGTGGCAAACCATATCGGTATAGAAGTACTCGGAATATCGTGCATCACGAACATGGCGGCTGGTGTGCTTGATCAAACGCTTACCGCCGAAGAAGTTATAGAAGCTGGGAGAAGAGTATCAGAGCGCTTTGTTTCGTTGGTTAAACTTATAGTCGAAAGAACTTGCTGA
- a CDS encoding TIGR01212 family radical SAM protein (This family includes YhcC from E. coli K-12, an uncharacterized radical SAM protein.) — protein MIYRELAPYLKERYGARTQRVSLAYFRTCPNRDGTVGVGGCTFCEETGSGFANRFKSMSVRDQMINGIEHAKKRYNAKKFIAYFQSFTNTYAPLNELNSVYRSAILEDVVALDISTRPDTFPCEIAELLKNIRDEYDIDIFIEFGLESINENTLAKVNRGHSVAEFVDAVGCAKKYGFEVITHVILDFPSDTIYDVIGCAKLLSAVGVNGIKMHSLYIAPHTAMEKEYKEGKLTPLTANDYVYRAANFLSYLDPKIVIHRLISTPPCDAIWSIGLTNAEAKKRIESEMKENGKIQGSDFDYLNGASWRKKFLS, from the coding sequence TTGATCTACAGAGAACTTGCCCCATATCTAAAAGAAAGATACGGTGCAAGAACGCAGCGAGTATCGTTGGCATATTTTAGGACATGCCCCAATCGTGATGGAACGGTTGGAGTGGGAGGATGTACTTTCTGTGAAGAAACGGGAAGTGGCTTTGCCAACCGTTTCAAAAGCATGAGTGTGCGCGATCAAATGATAAATGGCATAGAGCATGCCAAAAAGCGTTACAATGCAAAAAAATTCATAGCGTATTTTCAATCGTTTACCAACACCTACGCACCATTGAATGAATTGAACTCCGTCTATCGCTCTGCCATTTTGGAAGACGTGGTGGCGCTGGATATTTCAACAAGGCCAGACACTTTTCCATGTGAGATCGCCGAGCTTTTGAAAAATATAAGGGATGAATACGATATAGACATTTTCATCGAATTCGGATTGGAATCGATAAACGAGAATACGCTTGCAAAGGTAAATAGGGGACATTCGGTTGCGGAATTCGTGGATGCCGTTGGATGCGCAAAGAAATACGGCTTTGAAGTTATAACGCATGTTATACTGGATTTTCCATCCGATACCATCTACGATGTGATCGGGTGCGCAAAATTGTTGTCGGCTGTTGGTGTGAATGGCATTAAAATGCATTCCTTATATATAGCGCCTCATACAGCAATGGAAAAAGAATACAAGGAGGGAAAGCTCACGCCGTTGACAGCCAACGATTACGTCTATCGAGCTGCCAATTTTTTGAGTTATTTGGATCCCAAGATAGTTATTCATCGTCTCATATCAACTCCTCCTTGTGATGCCATTTGGTCTATAGGTCTAACCAATGCGGAAGCGAAAAAAAGGATTGAATCAGAGATGAAAGAGAATGGAAAAATCCAAGGAAGCGATTTTGACTATTTAAACGGAGCAAGTTGGAGGAAAAAATTCTTATCTTGA
- a CDS encoding pyrimidine-nucleoside phosphorylase — MRPYDVILKKRNGMELSKEEIKFMVTGFVKGDVPDYQMAAFLMAVYFRHMNDVERYNLTEIMAHSGDTIDLSPIPGIKVDKHSTGGVGDKTTLVLAPMVSACGLPVAKMSGRGLGHTGGTIDKLEAIPGFRTSLSEEEFMKNVKEHGIAVVGQTANLAPADKKIYALRDVTATIDEISLIASSIMSKKLAAGADGIVLDVKVGSGAFMKNIASATDLARAMVDIGKRHGRETVALLTNMDRPLGNTVGNALEVKEAIETLKGNGPWDLEELCVELGAQMLRIGKIAQTLEEARKMLRDSIKSGKALNKFKELVEIQGGDPRVVDDTSLLGVSSKTYELKSPKDGYVYSMNAEEVGISSMMLGAGRTKKEDKIDLSVGIELMKKTGDEVKAGETLCVLYYNDDKRLQESIDTLLNAYDIKEVKPKEEKLVHGVVQ, encoded by the coding sequence ATGAGACCCTACGATGTGATATTGAAAAAAAGAAACGGCATGGAACTCTCAAAAGAAGAGATAAAATTCATGGTTACCGGATTCGTGAAAGGCGATGTGCCGGATTACCAAATGGCCGCTTTTCTTATGGCCGTGTATTTCAGGCATATGAATGATGTGGAAAGGTACAACTTGACAGAGATAATGGCCCATTCTGGTGATACCATCGATCTTTCACCGATTCCAGGCATAAAAGTGGACAAGCATTCAACGGGTGGTGTAGGGGATAAAACAACCCTTGTACTTGCACCAATGGTTTCCGCATGTGGCCTTCCTGTTGCAAAGATGTCCGGTAGAGGATTGGGACATACTGGCGGTACGATAGATAAACTTGAAGCGATCCCCGGTTTCAGAACATCTCTCAGCGAAGAAGAATTCATGAAAAACGTTAAAGAACACGGAATAGCCGTGGTCGGACAAACCGCAAATCTTGCTCCAGCCGACAAGAAAATATACGCTTTAAGAGATGTTACCGCTACCATAGATGAGATTTCCTTGATAGCTTCCAGTATAATGAGCAAAAAGCTCGCTGCCGGCGCAGATGGCATAGTGTTAGATGTAAAGGTCGGTTCCGGTGCTTTCATGAAAAACATCGCATCCGCCACCGATTTGGCACGCGCGATGGTGGATATAGGCAAAAGACATGGTAGAGAAACTGTCGCATTGCTCACCAATATGGATAGGCCCCTAGGAAACACGGTTGGAAACGCTTTGGAGGTTAAGGAAGCCATTGAAACCTTGAAGGGAAACGGCCCATGGGATTTGGAAGAACTGTGTGTTGAGTTGGGTGCGCAAATGCTGAGAATAGGCAAGATAGCGCAAACGCTTGAAGAAGCAAGGAAAATGCTTAGAGATTCTATAAAAAGTGGAAAAGCACTCAATAAATTCAAAGAGCTTGTTGAAATTCAAGGTGGAGATCCGCGTGTGGTGGACGACACATCGCTTTTGGGTGTTTCTTCAAAAACGTACGAATTGAAATCTCCTAAAGATGGATACGTCTATTCAATGAACGCGGAAGAAGTCGGAATTTCTTCCATGATGCTTGGCGCTGGAAGAACGAAAAAGGAAGACAAAATAGATCTCTCCGTTGGCATAGAACTGATGAAAAAAACGGGAGACGAAGTAAAAGCAGGCGAAACGCTTTGCGTTTTGTATTACAACGATGACAAGAGGCTGCAAGAATCAATAGATACGCTCTTGAATGCGTACGATATAAAGGAAGTGAAGCCAAAGGAAGAAAAGCTTGTTCATGGGGTTGTTCAATGA
- a CDS encoding phosphodiester glycosidase family protein has translation MKKGVFLLFMALLTTISFSKSLYLVDGNKAMLLGKVFLWSEPYVKLADVRIGLNLQWSYKGRSGVVTNGKDFISFNTVTHKGIYDALYTIGDVASGAKVPYLSLNALTKLTNFKLENEPAGYFFVKKPPTLVVNGVLLYGNKFTVFFKEKPEVPVMNVQTSGMVSTVTVFPILIASDYVPSRSPLVVENRGKNSIVFRITHMPNLEISYALGYPSLPLQTSKNVKLEDGLSYQSMELTSLNGKHVKLGILKITPKSKEVKIVHPLTGVGEKSLITSMINSTSLAAVGFSNDHRGFVKYGRVFSYSSFQNGPLLVWNDQKFDIIETSPTISVNIGEVPFNVDEVNGPTGNVILYTDDYAPVIPKGERIYFEIKNGKVVGMNYVSHPGKEEYILSLTKDYQLFLKNVHLGDDFYLFYSLGGKYDMNSWNGIIQGRCLLVNDSKKEKIWPDKLKACQGKSVLIAALKNGNLYFVKAECDQEIDANEMADMIINMGFSKAMFLENGKNVSMIVNGKAVEFMNHGLYPVGFGVEIDKTTGGA, from the coding sequence ATGAAAAAAGGCGTTTTTCTTCTTTTCATGGCACTGCTTACCACCATCTCCTTTTCAAAATCGCTTTATCTTGTTGATGGAAATAAGGCGATGTTGTTGGGAAAGGTTTTTTTGTGGTCGGAACCTTATGTTAAGCTTGCCGATGTGAGAATAGGCCTTAACCTTCAATGGTCTTACAAAGGAAGAAGCGGTGTTGTAACAAACGGCAAAGACTTCATCTCCTTTAACACCGTAACACATAAAGGGATCTATGACGCTCTTTACACGATAGGTGATGTGGCGTCAGGTGCAAAAGTTCCATATCTTTCTTTAAATGCTTTAACAAAGCTGACGAATTTCAAGCTGGAAAACGAGCCGGCGGGATATTTCTTTGTGAAAAAGCCTCCCACGCTTGTGGTGAATGGAGTACTCTTGTATGGAAACAAATTCACCGTCTTCTTTAAGGAGAAACCGGAAGTACCTGTCATGAATGTTCAAACAAGTGGAATGGTTTCAACTGTAACGGTCTTCCCGATTTTAATCGCTTCGGACTACGTACCTTCACGTTCTCCGTTGGTAGTTGAAAACAGGGGGAAAAACTCGATAGTTTTTAGAATAACGCATATGCCAAACCTGGAAATATCCTACGCGTTAGGATATCCGTCTTTGCCTTTACAGACGTCGAAGAACGTGAAACTTGAAGATGGACTTTCTTATCAATCCATGGAATTAACATCACTTAACGGCAAGCATGTGAAACTTGGTATTTTGAAGATCACGCCGAAGTCAAAAGAAGTGAAGATAGTTCATCCTTTAACAGGTGTTGGAGAAAAGAGTTTGATCACATCAATGATAAACTCCACTTCACTGGCAGCTGTTGGTTTTTCAAACGATCATAGGGGATTTGTCAAATATGGCCGGGTTTTTTCGTATTCTTCATTCCAAAATGGCCCTCTTTTGGTTTGGAATGATCAAAAATTTGATATAATTGAAACAAGTCCAACTATAAGTGTTAACATTGGAGAAGTTCCGTTCAACGTAGATGAGGTGAATGGCCCAACGGGAAATGTCATACTTTACACCGATGATTACGCTCCCGTAATACCGAAAGGTGAAAGAATTTACTTTGAAATAAAAAATGGGAAAGTGGTCGGAATGAATTACGTTTCCCATCCTGGCAAAGAAGAATATATTCTGTCTTTGACAAAAGATTACCAGCTCTTTCTAAAAAACGTCCACCTTGGAGATGATTTTTACCTCTTTTACTCGTTGGGTGGAAAATACGATATGAACAGTTGGAATGGAATTATTCAAGGACGATGCTTGCTTGTAAACGATTCAAAGAAAGAAAAAATTTGGCCTGATAAATTGAAAGCATGTCAGGGAAAAAGCGTTTTGATTGCCGCTTTGAAAAATGGTAACCTTTATTTTGTGAAAGCTGAATGCGATCAGGAAATAGATGCAAATGAGATGGCTGATATGATCATAAACATGGGTTTTTCAAAGGCTATGTTTTTGGAAAATGGTAAAAACGTTTCCATGATTGTAAATGGAAAAGCCGTGGAATTCATGAATCATGGATTGTACCCGGTAGGATTCGGGGTTGAAATAGACAAAACAACTGGAGGTGCATGA
- a CDS encoding purine-nucleoside phosphorylase, with protein sequence MGYVEDVKEAVKFVESKIEKVPKVAIVLGSGLSVIKDAVEVSLKIKYSDIPHFPISTAPGHAGEMIFGKWNGVDVVLMNGRFHYYEGYSMKEVTMPIRVFQLLGIQYLFLTNAAGGLNHSFEPGHPMIITDHINFMGDNPLIGKNVDEWGVRFPDMSHAYNPELISLAEETCKELALEYYKGIYIAFTGPNFETPAELKMARYFGADAVGMSTVPEVIVANHGGLKVLAISSITDRAIPEGLEPLTAEEVIEVAEKTGKKIATIFENVLTKLERK encoded by the coding sequence ATGGGTTACGTTGAAGATGTAAAAGAAGCTGTAAAATTCGTTGAATCAAAGATTGAAAAAGTTCCTAAGGTGGCAATAGTGTTAGGTTCTGGTTTAAGTGTTATAAAAGATGCAGTTGAAGTTTCTTTGAAGATCAAATACTCGGATATACCTCATTTTCCCATTTCAACCGCGCCGGGACATGCTGGCGAAATGATATTCGGAAAATGGAACGGTGTTGACGTTGTCTTGATGAATGGAAGATTCCATTATTATGAAGGATACTCCATGAAGGAAGTTACCATGCCAATAAGGGTATTCCAATTGTTGGGAATTCAATACCTTTTCTTGACAAACGCCGCGGGAGGATTAAACCATTCCTTCGAGCCAGGGCATCCAATGATCATAACAGATCATATAAATTTCATGGGAGATAACCCTCTCATAGGAAAGAATGTGGATGAATGGGGAGTGAGATTCCCTGATATGTCACACGCTTACAATCCGGAACTGATAAGCCTTGCCGAAGAAACGTGCAAAGAACTCGCTTTGGAATACTACAAGGGCATTTACATAGCCTTCACGGGACCAAATTTTGAAACGCCAGCTGAGCTGAAGATGGCAAGATACTTTGGTGCCGATGCGGTTGGAATGTCAACCGTTCCGGAGGTAATAGTGGCAAACCATGGTGGATTGAAAGTGCTGGCCATCTCTTCGATAACCGATCGCGCTATACCGGAAGGCCTTGAACCGCTTACCGCGGAAGAAGTCATTGAAGTCGCGGAAAAAACCGGAAAGAAAATAGCCACGATATTCGAAAACGTTTTAACCAAGCTGGAAAGGAAATGA
- a CDS encoding amidohydrolase family protein, with product MKKVLKNCLVVDENLNFEKKDLYVEDGRFVDFAEENAEDVEDLKGALVLPGLVNTHTHAPMSLFRGIAEDVELYEWLSTYIFPREDKLTEEDVYIGSLVSFMEMIKNGITTFVDMYFFQDAVAQAAKDVGIRGVITRGLADISGNGGQKLKECEDFIKAHANDPLIRGGVGPHALYTCSNDYFKEAVQLAHSTDSLLTFHLLESPLEREDYVKRTGMESVDFLDSIGAFDERTIIAHGTHFNEKELDLIAQRGATLSYNPISNAKLGNGIAPIHLALSKKVNVTLGTDSAASNNSLNLFDEIKFGVLVQRAISKDPTVMKMEEVFSMATKNASKPLPFEVGKIESGMLADLVVVNTESLSLSPNEYMKSHLIYSFDTSAIKKVMVNGEWVYDEGFLNVDFHEVMERFEKAVSSLNSRL from the coding sequence ATGAAGAAGGTATTGAAAAACTGCCTTGTGGTAGATGAAAATCTGAATTTTGAAAAGAAAGATTTGTATGTAGAAGATGGGAGATTCGTTGATTTTGCCGAAGAAAATGCCGAAGATGTCGAAGATCTCAAAGGGGCGTTGGTGCTTCCCGGTCTTGTGAACACTCACACGCATGCACCTATGAGCCTTTTCAGAGGCATAGCGGAAGATGTTGAATTGTACGAATGGCTCTCAACATACATATTTCCAAGAGAAGATAAGCTCACAGAGGAAGACGTTTACATAGGCAGCCTTGTGAGTTTCATGGAAATGATAAAGAACGGCATAACAACATTTGTGGATATGTATTTCTTTCAAGATGCCGTAGCTCAAGCGGCAAAAGATGTTGGGATCCGGGGAGTTATAACCCGCGGGTTGGCTGACATTTCGGGAAATGGCGGACAGAAGTTGAAAGAGTGTGAGGATTTCATAAAGGCACACGCCAATGATCCTCTTATTCGTGGTGGAGTAGGGCCCCATGCCCTTTACACCTGCTCAAATGATTACTTCAAAGAAGCTGTTCAACTTGCGCACTCAACCGATTCGCTTTTGACTTTTCATCTTCTTGAAAGTCCACTTGAAAGGGAAGATTACGTTAAAAGAACCGGTATGGAGTCCGTTGATTTTCTGGATTCCATAGGGGCCTTTGACGAAAGAACGATAATAGCCCATGGCACTCACTTCAATGAAAAAGAGTTGGATTTGATCGCCCAAAGGGGAGCTACACTTTCCTACAACCCCATTTCCAACGCAAAACTGGGAAATGGCATAGCACCAATTCATTTGGCACTTTCTAAGAAAGTTAACGTTACGCTTGGAACAGACTCAGCTGCATCGAACAACTCTCTAAATCTGTTCGATGAGATAAAATTCGGAGTTTTGGTTCAGAGAGCAATTTCAAAAGATCCGACTGTTATGAAGATGGAAGAAGTGTTCAGCATGGCAACGAAAAACGCATCGAAACCCCTTCCATTTGAAGTTGGAAAGATAGAAAGTGGAATGCTGGCCGATCTCGTTGTAGTCAATACGGAAAGCCTTTCTTTATCACCGAATGAATACATGAAGTCGCATCTTATATATTCGTTCGACACATCGGCCATAAAAAAGGTCATGGTAAACGGCGAATGGGTTTACGATGAAGGGTTTTTAAACGTGGATTTCCACGAGGTGATGGAACGTTTTGAAAAAGCCGTTAGTTCCCTTAATTCTCGCCTCTGA
- a CDS encoding class II aldolase/adducin family protein produces MKESIQILQACEDVQESGLIFGTWGNLSVLLENGNILITPSGIPYDELREEDLVICDMNGNVVSGKQEPSSELKMHVEIYKARKDVKAIVHTHSLYASVASSALNMVPLLVEDAAMVLGGNIEVTSYEAPGTQELALEVVKHLGQKNAVIIANHGQVGVGPTLDDAILASVMCEKSSQLYIKALEITDSPRVLSDEDVKKLSNVYVSHYRRLRDFKE; encoded by the coding sequence TTGAAAGAAAGTATCCAGATTTTACAAGCATGTGAAGATGTACAAGAATCAGGACTGATCTTTGGAACGTGGGGAAATTTATCCGTGCTGTTAGAAAACGGAAACATATTGATCACCCCAAGTGGCATCCCTTACGACGAATTGCGAGAAGAAGACCTCGTCATATGCGATATGAACGGAAACGTTGTGAGTGGAAAACAAGAACCATCCAGTGAGCTGAAAATGCATGTTGAGATTTACAAGGCTAGAAAAGACGTAAAAGCCATTGTTCACACTCACAGCCTTTATGCCTCTGTCGCTTCTTCAGCTTTAAACATGGTCCCACTCCTGGTTGAAGACGCCGCCATGGTTTTGGGAGGGAACATAGAGGTAACCTCTTATGAAGCCCCTGGAACGCAAGAGCTTGCTTTAGAAGTTGTAAAACATCTAGGTCAAAAAAATGCCGTTATCATAGCGAATCATGGTCAAGTAGGCGTAGGCCCAACTTTGGATGACGCCATTCTTGCCTCTGTTATGTGTGAAAAATCTTCCCAGCTTTACATAAAAGCTCTGGAAATTACCGACTCACCACGTGTTTTGAGTGATGAAGATGTAAAGAAATTGAGCAACGTTTACGTTAGCCATTATAGAAGATTGAGGGATTTTAAGGAATGA